One Brachyhypopomus gauderio isolate BG-103 chromosome 15, BGAUD_0.2, whole genome shotgun sequence genomic region harbors:
- the LOC143475932 gene encoding uncharacterized protein LOC143475932, producing MGRLFEVGEAARRAVLDSWLAPWSWSCRLTGVGRESTQDAARSSASPPRGASHSPRRSRLRATLSTAGNWNPKLLVKATAFLLGTHLLWFILVLQRPAFCTAGPRVGETRRRLLTAAAWSARDRERDFVQLRRRRV from the exons ATGGGCCGGCTGTTTGAAGTCGGAGAGGCGGCGAGGCGGGCTGTATTGGACAGCTGGCTGGCTCCCTGGTCCTGGTCCTGTAGGCTCACTGGCGTGGGCCGAGAGAGCACGCAGGACGCGGCGAGGTCCAGCGCCTCACCGCCGCGGGGCGCCTCGCACTCTCCGAGGCGTTCTCGTCTCCGGGCCACGCTCTCTACTGCAGGAAACTGGAACCCCAAACTCCTCGTCAAAG CCACGGCATTCCTGCTCGGCACACATCTGCTCTGGTTTATCCTGGTCCTTCAAAGGCCCGCGTTTTGCACCGCCGGGCCCCGCGTCGGTGAGACACGCCGTCGGCTCCTGACCGCCGCGGCCTGGTCGGCCCGGGACCGGGAGCGGGACTTTGTACAGCTCCGACGCCGGCGCGTTTGA